In Notamacropus eugenii isolate mMacEug1 chromosome 1, mMacEug1.pri_v2, whole genome shotgun sequence, one genomic interval encodes:
- the LOC140527522 gene encoding olfactory receptor 2AG1-like: MEFWNTTWKNSFILIGIIQDSKHPGLVCATITFLYLEAVISNGLLILLIIMEKKLHVPMYFFLSQLSLMDLLFTTVISPKTVVDYLSGQNTISFSGCGIQMFLELIVGSSEDILLAFMSYDRYVAIRHPLKYMVFMRPKVCWSMVATSWLIGCMNALVYTIYTMHLPFCKNREIRHLFCEIPSLLKLACTDITKYQLMVYTMGVALTLIPLSTILASYTLVLTAVFHMPSKQGRQKALLTCSSHLTVVALYYGNVVLIYVLPSAYHSPERDNIFSVFYTIVTPALNPLIYSLRNKDVLGALKNLLGKGPSVTKL, from the coding sequence ATGGAATTCTGGAATACCACCTGGAAAAATAGTTTCATCCTTATTGGAATTATTCAGGACAGTAAGCACCCTGGATTAGTTTGTGCCACAATCACATTCCTCTACCTGGAGGCTGTGATCAGCAATGGACTCCTGATCCTGTTGATTATTATGGAAAAGAAGCTCCATGTGCCTATGTACTTCTTTCTCAGCCAGCTCTCACTTATGGATCTGCTCTTTACAACTGTAATTTCTCCCAAAACAGTTGTGGATTACCTGAGTGGACAGAACACCATCTCTTTTTCAGGTTGTGGAATTCAGATGTTTCTGGAACTAATTGTTGGAAGTTCTGAAGATATCCTGTTGGCTTTCATGTCATATGACCGTTATGTAGCCATTAGACATCCCTTGAAGTATATGGTCTTCATGAGACCAAAAGTTTGCTGGTCCATGGTGGCCACATCCTGGCTCATAGGATGCATGAATGCCCTTGTATACACCATATACACAATGCACTTACCTTTCTGTAAAAACCGGGAGATAAGACATCTTTTCTGTGAAATCCCTTCTTTGTTGAAGCTGGCATGTACTGACATCACAAAGTACCAGCTAATGGTATACACAATGGGTGTGGCATTGACCCTTATTCCCCTCTCCACTATCCTTGCCTCCTATACACTGGTTTTGACTGCTGTCTTCCACATGCCTTCaaaacaaggaagacaaaaagcCCTCCTTACCTGCTCATCCCATTTGACAGTGGTTGCACTCTATTACGGAAATGTAGTGTTGATATATGTCCTGCCCAGTGCTTACCACAGCCCTGAGCGGGACAATATATTCTCTGTATTCTATACCATTGTTACTCCAGCCCTAAACCCTCTGATCTATAGTCTGAGGAACAAGGATGTACTGGGAGCTCTGAAGAATTTGCTAGGGAAAGGCCCCTCAGTAACAAAATTGTAG